In Phreatobacter stygius, a genomic segment contains:
- a CDS encoding D-alanyl-D-alanine carboxypeptidase family protein — MRISAPALAATIALSLGLVSPAAAQQVGPTIVVDVASGQVLQADRAGTAWLPASLTKMMTAYVALSQVRQGRVTMNTGLTVSQRAARATPSKMGFRPGTVVTIDNALKIIMVKSANDVSVTIAEGLGGSVENFAAMMNAEARRLGMTATRFINPNGLPGAGQQTSARDMAVLARALMREFPEQSMLWRMPAIRYGNRVMRNHNHLIGRYPGADGFKTGFTCASGFNVVATATRGGRQLIVVVLGATSARGRAETAAGLFERHFGGFGGSGVSVDGIANDAFSAPANIRDQACRRRGRGPAYIESGEDLENEPIASTSDPGNLSYAQMMAQPSQRRSMGIQAFAAIPGQVPSLLGPYRPSMDPIPVFIGGAGSAPPPATAAPMLASTPGSRRVTLPASGTTTLPQPVAAGMTSTVTTVAAPAPTPAPAGAIGRAAAPDRAAHAPAGGQRAHGAIGLAAPTTQHAAPPTRPGAIGAVGAPMALQGAASSTASPAPAASRSSDTPQRPTVQTGRHAETGRRNPREVRPAASTATRPAARPAPRPQPAPTPVVPRP; from the coding sequence TTGCGGATCAGCGCTCCCGCCCTCGCCGCCACGATCGCGCTTAGCCTCGGGCTCGTTTCGCCGGCAGCCGCGCAGCAGGTCGGACCGACCATCGTTGTTGACGTCGCCAGCGGCCAGGTTCTGCAGGCCGACCGGGCCGGAACAGCCTGGCTGCCGGCATCGCTCACCAAGATGATGACCGCCTATGTCGCGCTCAGCCAGGTGCGCCAGGGCCGGGTCACCATGAATACCGGCCTGACCGTGTCGCAGCGCGCGGCGCGCGCCACGCCCTCCAAAATGGGCTTTCGCCCCGGCACCGTCGTCACCATCGACAACGCCTTGAAGATCATCATGGTCAAGTCGGCGAACGACGTGTCGGTCACCATTGCCGAAGGCCTCGGCGGATCGGTCGAGAATTTTGCCGCGATGATGAACGCCGAGGCCCGCAGGCTCGGCATGACGGCGACACGTTTCATCAATCCGAACGGCTTGCCCGGCGCCGGCCAGCAGACCTCGGCGCGCGACATGGCGGTGCTCGCCCGCGCGCTGATGCGTGAATTTCCCGAGCAGTCGATGCTCTGGCGCATGCCGGCGATCCGCTACGGCAATCGCGTCATGCGCAACCATAACCACCTGATCGGCCGTTATCCCGGCGCCGACGGGTTCAAGACCGGTTTCACCTGCGCCTCCGGCTTCAATGTCGTCGCCACCGCCACCCGCGGCGGCCGGCAACTGATCGTCGTGGTGCTCGGCGCCACCTCGGCGCGTGGCCGGGCCGAGACGGCCGCCGGCCTGTTCGAGCGTCATTTCGGCGGTTTCGGCGGTTCCGGCGTCAGCGTCGACGGCATTGCCAACGACGCCTTCTCGGCACCCGCCAATATCCGCGACCAGGCTTGCCGGCGGCGCGGCCGCGGCCCCGCCTATATCGAATCGGGCGAAGACCTGGAGAACGAGCCGATCGCCTCCACCAGCGACCCCGGCAATCTCAGCTATGCCCAGATGATGGCCCAGCCGTCGCAGCGCCGGAGCATGGGCATCCAGGCCTTCGCCGCCATTCCCGGCCAGGTGCCGTCGCTGCTCGGCCCCTACCGGCCGAGCATGGATCCGATCCCGGTGTTCATCGGCGGCGCCGGCTCGGCGCCTCCGCCGGCCACCGCCGCACCCATGCTGGCCTCGACGCCCGGTTCCAGGCGCGTCACCTTGCCGGCATCCGGGACCACCACCTTGCCCCAGCCCGTGGCGGCCGGCATGACCTCGACCGTGACGACCGTCGCCGCGCCGGCGCCGACGCCGGCTCCGGCCGGCGCCATTGGGCGCGCCGCCGCCCCGGATCGGGCAGCCCATGCGCCCGCCGGAGGCCAGCGCGCCCACGGCGCGATCGGGCTTGCGGCGCCGACGACGCAACATGCCGCCCCGCCGACCCGGCCGGGAGCCATTGGCGCGGTTGGCGCACCGATGGCGCTGCAGGGCGCCGCATCGTCGACGGCAAGCCCCGCGCCGGCCGCCAGCCGGTCGTCCGACACGCCGCAACGGCCAACCGTGCAGACCGGCCGCCATGCCGAAACCGGCCGGCGCAATCCGCGCGAGGTCCGGCCGGCGGCGAGCACTGCCACCCGGCCCGCGGCCCGCCCCGCCCCGCGGCCGCAGCCGGCGCCGACCCCGGTCGTCCCACGCCCGTGA
- a CDS encoding CobW family GTP-binding protein gives MPDAPRPRRPRAPIPVTVLTGFLGAGKTTLLNRLLADPGMKNTAVLINEFGEIGLDHLLVRTVEDGIVMLSSGCVCCTVRGDLVSALEDLLRALDNGRIDAFDRVVIETTGLADPIPVIHTMMAHPYLVMRYRLDAVITVVDAVNGLATLDGHPEAVKQAAVADRIVLTKTDLIDSDDRLVALGQLEARLAALAPTAIRLDAARGEADAKAVLAAGLYDPATKVPDVTRWLNEAALATDGSDHSHDDGIKAFALTSDQPLGSAAFDMFLELLRGAHGPKLLRVKGVVKIAEFPDRPVVIHGAQHVFHPTTVLDAWPDGDARTRIVFILKDMEPQVIQALYDAFLGVPRADQPDRAALTDNPLAIPGLGL, from the coding sequence ATGCCCGACGCCCCGCGCCCCCGACGGCCGCGCGCCCCGATCCCGGTGACCGTGCTGACCGGCTTCCTCGGAGCCGGCAAGACCACCTTGCTCAACCGGCTGCTGGCTGATCCCGGCATGAAGAACACCGCCGTGCTGATCAACGAGTTCGGCGAGATCGGCCTCGATCACCTGCTGGTGCGCACCGTCGAGGACGGCATCGTCATGCTGTCGTCGGGCTGTGTCTGTTGCACGGTGCGCGGCGATCTCGTCTCGGCGCTCGAGGATCTCCTGCGCGCGCTCGACAATGGCCGCATCGATGCCTTCGATCGGGTGGTCATCGAGACAACCGGCCTGGCCGATCCCATTCCGGTCATCCACACCATGATGGCGCATCCCTATCTGGTGATGCGCTACCGGCTCGACGCGGTCATCACCGTCGTCGACGCGGTCAACGGCCTTGCCACCCTCGACGGCCATCCGGAAGCGGTGAAACAGGCAGCGGTGGCCGACCGGATCGTGCTGACCAAGACCGATCTGATCGACAGCGACGACCGCCTGGTGGCGCTCGGCCAGCTCGAGGCGCGCCTGGCCGCCCTGGCACCGACCGCGATCCGGCTCGATGCCGCCAGGGGCGAGGCCGACGCCAAGGCGGTTCTGGCCGCCGGCCTTTATGACCCGGCCACCAAGGTTCCCGATGTCACCCGCTGGCTGAACGAGGCGGCGCTCGCCACCGACGGCAGCGACCACAGCCATGACGACGGCATCAAGGCCTTCGCGCTGACCAGCGACCAACCGCTCGGTTCCGCCGCCTTCGACATGTTCCTGGAACTGTTGCGCGGCGCCCACGGGCCGAAGCTCCTGCGGGTCAAAGGCGTGGTCAAGATCGCCGAGTTCCCGGACCGGCCGGTGGTCATCCACGGCGCCCAGCACGTCTTCCACCCGACCACGGTCCTGGATGCCTGGCCCGATGGCGACGCGCGCACCCGCATCGTCTTCATCCTCAAGGACATGGAACCGCAGGTGATCCAGGCGCTTTATGATGCCTTCCTGGGCGTGCCGCGCGCCGACCAGCCGGACCGCGCCGCGCTGACCGACAACCCTCTCGCCATTCCGGGGCTTGGCCTGTGA
- a CDS encoding DMT family transporter, with protein MPSRAVGITAALAGAVAYGVNIVFARMATQQGVSAADLVFLRVFLMMGAVAATLALAGGSLKVETRDRPLLILVGITSGCLGLAYFFAVSFVPIGIAAVIFYTFPLLILIASPFIDGERFTLQRLGVFALAFGGLAIALGPTLGGIDMRGVLLAALASVLAASQFFAAARAGARISPAALLFWSHVVIMPIAGLVALANGLGQLSALGGAWFAATMTMLGYLVGFAFQMLSARNAPPALVGLVFCLEPVVAIVTANFVLGETLSAPQMVGSLLVLTALVASSLAELRREPKPA; from the coding sequence ATGCCATCGCGCGCCGTCGGCATTACCGCGGCGCTCGCTGGCGCGGTCGCTTATGGCGTCAACATCGTCTTCGCCCGCATGGCGACCCAGCAGGGCGTTTCCGCCGCCGATCTGGTTTTCCTGCGGGTCTTCCTGATGATGGGCGCGGTGGCGGCGACCCTTGCGCTGGCCGGCGGTTCGCTGAAGGTCGAGACCCGCGACCGGCCGCTCCTGATCCTGGTCGGCATCACCTCGGGCTGCCTCGGGCTCGCCTATTTCTTTGCCGTGTCCTTCGTGCCGATCGGCATCGCCGCGGTCATCTTCTACACCTTTCCCCTGCTGATCCTGATCGCCAGCCCGTTCATCGACGGCGAGCGCTTCACGTTGCAGCGCCTCGGCGTTTTCGCGCTGGCCTTCGGCGGTCTCGCCATTGCCCTCGGACCGACGCTTGGCGGTATCGACATGCGTGGCGTGCTCCTGGCGGCATTGGCCAGCGTGCTCGCCGCCAGCCAGTTCTTCGCCGCCGCGAGAGCCGGCGCGCGGATCAGCCCGGCCGCCCTGCTGTTCTGGTCGCATGTGGTGATCATGCCGATCGCCGGCCTGGTGGCGCTCGCCAATGGCCTTGGCCAATTGAGCGCGCTGGGCGGCGCCTGGTTCGCCGCGACCATGACCATGCTTGGTTATCTCGTCGGTTTTGCCTTCCAGATGCTCAGCGCCCGCAACGCGCCGCCGGCGCTGGTCGGCCTGGTCTTCTGCCTCGAACCGGTGGTCGCCATCGTCACCGCCAACTTCGTCCTTGGCGAAACGCTCTCGGCGCCCCAAATGGTGGGAAGCCTGCTTGTCCTCACCGCCCTCGTCGCATCTTCGCTCGCCGAATTGCGGCGCGAACCGAAACCCGCCTGA